A stretch of the Actinoalloteichus fjordicus genome encodes the following:
- the dnaE gene encoding DNA polymerase III subunit alpha encodes MLDGAAKVAPLFAEAARLGMPAVGMTDHGNMYGADEFYQQAKKKGIKPIIGIEAYIAPASRFHKKPVFWGESGQRSSDQSGEGGDVSGAGAYTHMTMFGGNATGLRNLFTLSSRASMEGYYRKPRMDRELIAEHAEGIIATTGCPSGEVQTRLRLGQPAAAMQAASDYKDIFGADNFFLELMDHGLPIERSVREGLLHIGRELNLRPLATNDSHYVTKDQADAHSALLCVQAGKTLNDPTRFKFDGDGYYLKSAAEMRAYWDSEVPGAADNTLLIAERIESYDEVYAHHDRMPVFEVPEGHDQVSWLHQEVMTGLRWRFPDVIPDGYVERAEFELDVIAQKGFPAYFLVVGDLVKHAKEVGIRVGPGRGSAAGSLVAYALGITNLDPIPLGLLFERFLNPERASMPDIDIDFDDRRRGEMVRYATDKYGSDRVAQVITFGTIKTKAAIKDSARVHYGQPGYAIADRISKALPPPVAAKDIPLSGIVDSSHERYAEAAEVRTLVQNDQEVSTIFETARGLEGLIRNAGVHACAVIMSSEPLMEAIPLWRRDDGAIITGWDYPSCEAIGLLKMDFLGLRNLTIIGDAIENIKANKGEDIDLDRLLVDDKATYELLGRGDALGVFQLEGGAMRDLLRRMQPTEFNDIIAVNALYRPGPMAMNTHNNYADRKNGRQKITPIHPELEEPLAEILGETYGLIVYQEQIMRTAQKVAGYSMGRADVLRKAMGKKKKEVLEQEFEGFQQGMRSQGYSDEAVQTLWDTVLPFAGYAFNKSHAAGYALVGYWTAYLKAHHPAEYMAALLTSVGDNKDKSAIYLSECRRLGIKVLAPDVNESVHRFAAVGSDIRFGLGAIRNVGANVVQSVIDRRAEKGRYTSFTDFLDKAEIAVCNKRVVESLVKAGSFDSFGHSRRSLIEHHEAAVDAVIGLKRQEALGQFDLFGGGDDGEKSADASPLAHLHFAPEEWPRKQLLAYEREMLGLYVSAHPLDGAERILHKHAPRTIAAILADPPKEGEIVLAGMISSLERRVNKQGEPWAIATVEDLDASVEVLFFAKSYSVLAADLVEDSAVAIKGRVNWREEKMSVFGSGIVTLDISEAESNPGAAPPVTLLCNVEKLNRDVVLELKRTLAAHRGDVPVRLTLSYQTQKETYLVNDYPIEMTPALVGELKAIPGVALGA; translated from the coding sequence ATGCTCGACGGGGCCGCCAAGGTCGCACCCCTGTTCGCCGAGGCCGCCAGGCTCGGGATGCCCGCCGTGGGCATGACCGACCACGGCAACATGTACGGGGCGGACGAGTTCTACCAACAGGCGAAGAAGAAGGGCATCAAGCCGATCATCGGCATCGAGGCCTACATCGCGCCTGCCAGCCGCTTCCACAAGAAGCCGGTGTTCTGGGGCGAGTCGGGGCAGCGGTCCAGCGATCAGTCCGGTGAGGGCGGCGACGTCTCCGGTGCCGGTGCGTACACGCATATGACGATGTTCGGCGGTAATGCCACCGGCCTGCGTAATCTCTTCACGCTCTCCAGCCGGGCCAGCATGGAGGGCTACTACCGTAAGCCCAGGATGGACCGCGAGCTGATCGCCGAGCATGCCGAGGGGATCATCGCCACCACCGGCTGCCCCTCGGGCGAGGTGCAGACCCGGCTCCGGCTGGGGCAGCCCGCGGCGGCCATGCAGGCCGCGTCGGACTACAAGGACATCTTCGGCGCCGACAACTTCTTCCTCGAGCTGATGGACCACGGGCTGCCCATCGAGCGCTCGGTCCGCGAGGGCCTGCTGCACATCGGCCGTGAGCTGAACCTGCGTCCGCTGGCGACCAACGACTCGCACTACGTCACCAAGGACCAGGCGGACGCGCACTCCGCGCTGTTGTGCGTCCAGGCAGGCAAGACCCTCAACGACCCGACCCGGTTCAAGTTCGACGGCGACGGCTACTACCTGAAGTCGGCCGCAGAGATGCGCGCCTACTGGGACTCCGAGGTCCCCGGCGCCGCGGACAACACCCTGCTCATCGCCGAGCGCATCGAGTCCTACGACGAGGTCTACGCCCACCACGATCGGATGCCGGTCTTCGAGGTCCCCGAGGGCCACGATCAGGTGAGCTGGCTGCACCAGGAGGTCATGACGGGCCTGCGGTGGCGGTTCCCCGACGTCATCCCGGACGGCTACGTGGAGCGGGCCGAGTTCGAACTCGACGTCATCGCGCAGAAGGGCTTCCCTGCCTACTTCCTCGTCGTCGGCGACCTCGTCAAGCACGCCAAGGAGGTCGGCATCCGCGTCGGCCCCGGCCGAGGATCGGCTGCGGGATCACTGGTCGCGTACGCGCTGGGCATCACCAACCTGGACCCGATCCCGCTCGGCCTGCTGTTCGAGCGGTTCCTGAATCCCGAGCGCGCGTCGATGCCCGACATCGACATCGACTTCGACGACCGCAGGCGCGGCGAGATGGTGCGCTACGCGACCGACAAGTACGGCTCGGACCGGGTGGCCCAGGTCATCACCTTCGGCACGATCAAGACGAAGGCCGCGATCAAGGACTCCGCGCGAGTCCACTACGGCCAGCCCGGCTACGCCATCGCCGACCGGATCTCCAAGGCGCTGCCGCCGCCCGTCGCCGCCAAGGACATCCCGCTGTCCGGCATCGTCGACTCCAGCCACGAGCGCTACGCCGAGGCGGCGGAGGTCCGCACCCTGGTCCAGAACGACCAGGAGGTCTCGACGATCTTCGAGACCGCCAGGGGACTGGAGGGCCTGATCCGCAACGCGGGCGTCCACGCCTGCGCGGTGATCATGTCCTCCGAGCCGCTGATGGAGGCGATTCCGCTCTGGCGGCGGGACGACGGCGCCATCATCACCGGCTGGGACTATCCGTCCTGCGAGGCCATCGGCCTGCTGAAGATGGACTTCCTCGGTCTGCGGAACCTGACGATCATCGGCGACGCCATCGAGAACATCAAGGCCAACAAGGGCGAGGACATCGACCTCGACCGGCTGCTGGTGGACGACAAGGCCACCTACGAGTTGCTCGGTCGAGGCGACGCACTCGGCGTGTTCCAGCTCGAGGGCGGCGCGATGCGCGACCTGCTCCGGCGGATGCAGCCCACCGAGTTCAACGACATCATCGCGGTCAACGCGTTGTACCGGCCCGGTCCGATGGCGATGAACACGCACAACAACTACGCCGACCGGAAGAACGGGCGACAGAAGATCACCCCGATCCATCCGGAGCTCGAAGAGCCGCTGGCCGAGATCCTGGGCGAGACCTACGGTCTGATCGTCTACCAGGAACAGATCATGCGTACCGCGCAGAAGGTCGCCGGGTACTCGATGGGTCGCGCGGACGTGCTCCGCAAGGCGATGGGTAAGAAGAAGAAGGAGGTGCTCGAGCAGGAGTTCGAGGGCTTCCAACAGGGCATGCGGAGTCAGGGCTACTCCGACGAGGCCGTGCAGACGCTCTGGGACACGGTGCTGCCCTTCGCCGGGTACGCGTTCAACAAGTCGCACGCTGCGGGCTATGCGCTGGTGGGCTACTGGACCGCGTATCTGAAGGCCCATCACCCCGCCGAGTACATGGCGGCGCTGCTGACCTCGGTCGGCGACAACAAGGACAAGTCGGCCATCTACCTGTCCGAGTGCAGGCGGCTGGGCATCAAGGTCCTCGCGCCGGACGTGAACGAGTCGGTGCACCGGTTCGCCGCCGTCGGCAGCGACATCCGCTTCGGCCTCGGCGCCATCCGCAACGTGGGCGCCAACGTCGTCCAGTCGGTCATCGATCGGCGGGCCGAGAAGGGCCGCTACACGTCCTTCACCGACTTCCTCGACAAGGCCGAGATCGCCGTCTGCAACAAGCGAGTGGTGGAGTCGCTGGTCAAGGCGGGCTCCTTCGACTCCTTCGGCCATTCGCGTCGGTCGCTCATCGAGCATCACGAGGCGGCGGTGGACGCCGTGATCGGCCTCAAGCGTCAGGAGGCCCTCGGCCAGTTCGACCTCTTCGGCGGGGGTGACGACGGCGAGAAGTCCGCCGACGCCTCGCCGCTGGCGCATCTGCACTTCGCGCCGGAAGAATGGCCGCGCAAGCAGCTCCTGGCCTACGAGCGGGAGATGCTGGGCCTGTACGTCTCCGCGCATCCGCTGGACGGCGCGGAGCGCATCCTGCACAAGCATGCGCCGAGGACCATCGCGGCGATCCTGGCCGACCCGCCCAAGGAGGGCGAGATCGTCCTGGCCGGGATGATCTCCTCCCTGGAACGTCGGGTGAACAAGCAGGGCGAGCCCTGGGCCATTGCCACGGTGGAGGACCTGGACGCCTCGGTGGAGGTGCTCTTCTTCGCCAAGAGCTACAGCGTGCTGGCCGCCGATCTGGTGGAGGACTCGGCGGTGGCGATCAAGGGCCGGGTCAACTGGCGCGAGGAGAAGATGTCCGTGTTCGGCTCCGGCATCGTCACCCTGGACATCAGCGAGGCCGAGTCCAATCCGGGCGCCGCGCCGCCGGTCACCCTGCTCTGCAACGTCGAGAAGCTGAACCGCGACGTCGTCCTGGAGCTCAAGCGGACGCTCGCCGCGCACCGAGGCGACGTGCCGGTGCGTCTGACGCTGTCGTATCAGACGCAGAAGGAGACCTACCTGGTGAACGACTATCCGATCGAGATGACTCCGGCGTTGGTCGGCGAGCTCAAGGCCATTCCGGGGGTCGCGCTGGGAGCGTGA